In the genome of Bryobacteraceae bacterium, one region contains:
- the yvcK gene encoding uridine diphosphate-N-acetylglucosamine-binding protein YvcK has protein sequence MSLAKQVIPLHGPLRIVAIGGGTGLSSLLRGLKEYVPPTSAFGESTPARLPHIEITAVVTVTDDGGSSGRLRREMDILPPGDIRNCMVALSEDEALLSKLFQYRFEEGRGLKGHSFGNLFLTAMTHLTGDFGKAVKLSSEVLASRGRIYPSTASNVTLEAVLDDGTEVSGETKISRSRTRIKAITLRPKRCKPLAETLLALEQADLICLGPGSLYTSVIPNLLVEGIPAAIRNARARKCYFVNLMWQPGETMSFSASDHVRELFRFAYPGLVDTVIINTRPIIGSRRRRYAAQKVFPVQNDYPHLAELNVRVVGRHLLARGEQIRHSPQAIAAAAVELAQESRASRLGMRGTVIAATGGY, from the coding sequence GTGAGCCTGGCAAAACAAGTCATTCCATTGCACGGACCGCTGCGGATCGTCGCGATCGGCGGCGGCACCGGACTCTCATCGCTGCTGCGCGGGTTAAAGGAATACGTGCCGCCAACCTCGGCGTTCGGCGAATCGACTCCCGCGCGGCTGCCACACATCGAGATTACGGCGGTGGTGACAGTCACCGACGATGGCGGGAGTTCCGGTCGCTTGCGCCGCGAGATGGATATTCTGCCCCCGGGCGACATACGGAACTGCATGGTAGCGCTGTCGGAGGATGAGGCGCTGCTCTCGAAGCTGTTCCAATACCGGTTCGAGGAGGGGCGCGGCCTGAAGGGGCATAGTTTTGGAAATTTGTTCCTCACGGCGATGACGCACCTGACCGGGGACTTCGGCAAGGCGGTGAAGCTGTCGTCGGAAGTGCTGGCGTCGCGGGGGCGGATCTACCCTTCGACGGCGTCCAACGTGACGCTGGAGGCGGTGCTCGACGATGGGACGGAGGTTTCGGGGGAGACGAAGATCAGCCGGAGCCGAACCCGGATCAAGGCCATCACGCTGCGGCCGAAGCGCTGCAAGCCGCTCGCCGAGACGCTGCTGGCGCTGGAGCAGGCCGACTTGATTTGCCTCGGACCGGGATCGCTTTACACGAGCGTCATTCCGAACCTGCTGGTGGAAGGGATTCCGGCGGCGATTCGCAACGCGCGGGCGCGCAAGTGCTACTTCGTGAATCTGATGTGGCAGCCCGGGGAGACGATGAGCTTCTCGGCGTCCGATCATGTGCGGGAACTTTTCCGGTTCGCCTATCCGGGCTTGGTGGACACCGTGATCATCAACACGCGGCCGATCATTGGGTCCAGGCGGCGGCGGTACGCGGCCCAGAAGGTATTTCCGGTGCAGAACGACTATCCGCATCTGGCGGAGCTCAACGTACGCGTGGTGGGGCGGCACCTCCTTGCGCGTGGTGAGCAGATCCGGCATTCGCCGCAGGCGATCGCGGCGGCGGCGGTAGAATTGGCCCAGGAGTCGCGGGCATCGCGGCTGGGTATGCGTGGCACGGTTATCGCGGCCACCGGCGGCTACTGA
- a CDS encoding sulfatase-like hydrolase/transferase encodes MSSISRRHWLQSVAGGATALAAPAANARRPNILLIMADDLGYECLSCYGGTSYKTPHLDRLASTGVRFTHAYAQPLCTPTRTQLMTGKYLYRNWKAFGILDPKEKTFGHYMRAGGYRTAIAGKWQFWSYNPPDFWPQWRAKGMLAKDAGFDEWCLWHTGHTEEKGSRYGDPTYEVNGKLLTDQKDRYGPDDYAAFLTRFVEPNREKSRGGREQKPWFCYYPMALTHGPFTATPKSAKWKSARLQNDRAQFKDMVEYMDEIVGRMVTDLDRLGERENTLILFYGDNGTDRSITSRMGDRVIQGGKGLTTDAGTRVPLIAHWPGVTPNGRVLDDLIDSTDFLPTIAEAGGVRLPGEHPRDGVSFLPQLRGERGSPRQWQFCHFDTLPGDGKIGYSLQRYARTQRYKLYEDGRFFDVPADPLEKSPIGPAHGPPETKAVRLMLWDVLDRHRPASVVK; translated from the coding sequence ATGTCTTCGATTTCGCGTCGCCATTGGCTGCAATCCGTGGCTGGCGGCGCAACCGCACTGGCCGCGCCGGCCGCGAACGCCCGGCGTCCGAATATTCTGCTCATCATGGCCGACGACCTCGGCTACGAGTGCCTATCCTGCTACGGTGGCACTTCGTACAAGACGCCGCATCTCGACCGGCTGGCGTCTACGGGAGTCCGTTTCACACACGCCTATGCCCAGCCGTTGTGCACGCCGACGCGCACCCAGTTGATGACCGGGAAGTATCTGTACCGGAACTGGAAGGCATTTGGGATTCTCGATCCCAAGGAGAAGACGTTCGGCCACTACATGCGGGCCGGCGGCTACCGGACCGCGATCGCCGGCAAATGGCAGTTCTGGAGCTACAACCCGCCGGACTTCTGGCCGCAGTGGCGGGCGAAGGGAATGCTGGCCAAGGATGCCGGTTTCGACGAGTGGTGTCTCTGGCACACGGGACATACCGAGGAAAAGGGATCACGGTACGGAGACCCGACGTATGAGGTGAACGGAAAGCTGCTGACCGACCAGAAGGACCGCTACGGTCCGGACGACTACGCGGCCTTTCTGACGCGGTTCGTCGAGCCCAATCGCGAGAAGTCCCGAGGCGGGCGCGAGCAGAAGCCATGGTTCTGCTATTACCCGATGGCGCTCACCCACGGTCCGTTCACGGCCACGCCGAAGAGCGCGAAGTGGAAGTCCGCGCGGCTGCAGAACGACCGGGCCCAGTTCAAGGACATGGTTGAGTACATGGACGAGATTGTGGGGCGGATGGTGACCGATCTCGACCGGTTAGGTGAGCGAGAGAACACGCTGATCCTGTTCTACGGCGACAACGGAACAGACCGGTCCATCACGTCGCGGATGGGGGATCGGGTGATCCAGGGCGGGAAGGGGCTCACCACCGACGCCGGAACGCGGGTCCCGCTGATCGCCCACTGGCCGGGTGTGACTCCGAACGGCCGTGTGCTCGACGATTTGATTGATTCCACGGACTTTCTTCCCACGATCGCCGAGGCGGGCGGCGTCCGGCTGCCAGGCGAGCATCCGCGCGACGGCGTGTCGTTTCTGCCTCAGTTGCGCGGGGAGCGCGGCTCTCCCCGTCAGTGGCAGTTCTGTCATTTCGACACTCTGCCGGGAGATGGAAAGATCGGTTATTCGCTCCAGCGGTACGCGCGAACTCAGCGCTACAAGCTCTACGAGGACGGCCGGTTTTTCGACGTTCCCGCGGACCCGCTGGAGAAATCGCCGATCGGACCGGCGCACGGCCCACCTGAGACCAAGGCCGTCCGGCTGATGCTCTGGGACGTGCTGGACCGACACCGCCCGGCGTCCGTTGTAAAATAG